One Lactobacillus crispatus DNA segment encodes these proteins:
- a CDS encoding M1 family metallopeptidase, translating into MTVKRFYETFHPEHYDLRINVNRKQKEINGTSTITGEVIENPVFINQKYMTIDSVKVDGKKVDFEVLEKEEAIKISTGVNSKAVIEIAYSAPLTDTMMGIYPSYYELEGKKKQIIGTQFETTFARQAFPCVDEPEAKATFSLALKWDEEDGEVALANMPEVEVDKDGYHHFEETVRMSSYLVAFAFGDLQSKTTHTKDGVLIGVYATKAHKPKELDFALDVAKNAIEFYEEFYQTKYPLPQSLQLALPDFSAGAMENWGLVTYREAYLLLDPDNTSLEMKKLVATVITHELAHQWFGDLVTMKWWDNLWLNESFANMMEYLSVDGLEPDWHIWEMFQTSEAPAALTRDATDGVQPIQMEINDPADIDSAFDSAIVYAKGSRMLVMVRSLLGDDALRKGLKYYFDHHKFGNATGDDLWDALSTATDLDIGKIMHSWLKQPGYPVVSAYVDSSDGHLKLSQQQFFIGEGKDVGRQWQIPLNANFKAPKIMSDKEIDLGYYKNLRSEAGHPLRINVGNNSHFIVKYDKTLLDDILAHVDELDPIAKLQLLQDLRLLAEGKQISYAAVVPLLTKFADSKSSVVINALYATAAKLRQFVEPESAQEKDLKKLYDKLSAGQVARLGWKVKPGESDEDAQIRPYELSASLYAENKDSIKTAHEIFTANEDNLEAMNADVRPYVLINEVKNFGSHNLIENLIKEYQRTADPSYKVDLRSAITSTIDPAEVALIVDNFENADVIKPQDLRGWYAGLLSNHHGQQAAWDWIREDWDWLDKTVGGDMEFTTFITVTTRVFHTPTRLKEFKEFFEPKVNIPLLSREIKMDIKVIEGKVDLIEAEKVAVNNAVAKAIN; encoded by the coding sequence ATGACAGTTAAACGTTTTTATGAAACTTTCCATCCAGAACACTATGATTTGCGCATTAACGTAAACCGTAAACAAAAAGAAATTAATGGTACTTCAACAATTACCGGTGAAGTAATTGAAAATCCAGTATTTATTAACCAAAAATATATGACCATTGACAGCGTTAAGGTTGATGGTAAAAAGGTAGATTTTGAAGTACTTGAAAAAGAGGAAGCTATCAAAATTTCAACTGGTGTAAACAGCAAGGCTGTAATTGAAATTGCTTATAGTGCACCACTTACTGATACTATGATGGGTATTTATCCTTCATACTACGAGTTAGAAGGTAAGAAGAAGCAAATTATTGGTACCCAATTTGAAACTACTTTTGCTCGTCAAGCTTTTCCATGTGTTGATGAACCAGAAGCTAAGGCTACTTTTAGTCTTGCGCTTAAGTGGGATGAAGAAGATGGCGAAGTTGCTCTTGCCAATATGCCTGAGGTTGAAGTGGACAAGGACGGCTACCACCACTTTGAAGAAACTGTTCGCATGTCTAGTTACTTGGTTGCCTTTGCCTTTGGTGATTTGCAATCAAAGACTACTCACACTAAGGATGGCGTCTTAATTGGTGTTTATGCAACTAAGGCCCACAAGCCTAAGGAATTAGACTTTGCTTTGGATGTTGCTAAGAATGCAATTGAGTTTTACGAAGAATTTTACCAAACTAAATACCCACTTCCACAATCATTGCAATTGGCTTTGCCAGATTTCAGTGCTGGTGCCATGGAAAACTGGGGGTTAGTAACTTACCGTGAAGCATATTTATTGCTTGATCCAGACAATACTAGCCTTGAAATGAAGAAATTGGTTGCTACAGTTATTACTCACGAATTGGCTCACCAATGGTTTGGTGATTTAGTAACCATGAAATGGTGGGATAATTTATGGCTTAACGAAAGTTTTGCTAACATGATGGAATACTTGTCAGTTGATGGTCTAGAACCTGATTGGCATATTTGGGAAATGTTCCAAACCAGTGAAGCACCTGCAGCTTTGACTAGAGATGCTACTGACGGTGTTCAACCAATTCAAATGGAAATCAATGATCCAGCAGATATTGACTCTGCCTTTGACAGTGCCATTGTTTATGCTAAGGGTTCTAGAATGCTAGTTATGGTTCGTTCACTTCTTGGTGACGATGCCTTAAGAAAAGGCTTGAAGTATTACTTTGATCACCACAAGTTTGGTAATGCCACTGGTGACGATCTTTGGGATGCTCTTTCAACCGCAACTGACCTTGATATTGGCAAGATTATGCACTCATGGTTAAAGCAACCAGGTTATCCAGTAGTTAGTGCATATGTTGATAGTAGCGATGGTCACTTAAAGCTTTCACAACAACAATTCTTCATTGGTGAAGGTAAAGACGTTGGTAGACAATGGCAAATTCCGTTGAATGCTAACTTCAAGGCACCTAAGATTATGTCTGATAAGGAAATCGACTTAGGTTACTACAAGAATTTACGTAGTGAAGCAGGTCACCCACTTAGAATTAATGTAGGTAACAACTCACACTTTATCGTTAAGTATGACAAGACTTTGCTTGATGATATTTTGGCTCATGTTGATGAACTTGATCCAATTGCCAAATTGCAATTATTGCAAGACTTACGTCTTTTAGCAGAAGGTAAACAAATTTCTTATGCTGCTGTTGTGCCACTTTTGACTAAATTTGCTGACTCGAAGTCAAGTGTAGTTATTAATGCTCTTTACGCTACTGCTGCTAAGTTGCGCCAATTTGTTGAACCTGAATCAGCTCAAGAAAAGGACTTAAAGAAGCTTTATGACAAGTTATCCGCCGGTCAAGTTGCTCGTTTGGGCTGGAAAGTTAAGCCAGGTGAAAGCGATGAAGATGCACAAATTCGTCCATATGAATTAAGTGCTAGTCTTTACGCTGAAAATAAAGACTCAATTAAAACAGCTCATGAGATTTTCACTGCTAATGAAGACAATTTAGAAGCAATGAATGCTGATGTTCGTCCGTATGTTTTAATCAATGAAGTAAAGAACTTTGGTAGCCACAACCTAATCGAAAACCTAATCAAGGAATACCAAAGAACTGCTGATCCTTCATACAAAGTTGATCTTCGTAGCGCAATTACTAGTACGATTGATCCGGCCGAAGTTGCGTTAATTGTTGATAATTTTGAAAATGCTGACGTAATTAAACCACAAGACTTGCGTGGCTGGTATGCTGGTTTGCTCAGCAACCATCATGGTCAACAAGCAGCCTGGGACTGGATTAGAGAAGATTGGGATTGGCTTGATAAGACTGTCGGTGGTGACATGGAATTTACAACATTCATCACAGTAACTACTCGCGTCTTCCATACTCCGACTAGACTTAAAGAATTTAAAGAATTCTTTGAACCAAAGGTAAATATTCCACTTCTTAGTCGTGAAATTAAGATGGATATTAAAGTTATTGAAGGTAAAGTTGACTTGATCGAAGCTGAAAAAGTGGCTGTTAACAACGCAGTTGCTAAGGCAATCAATTAA
- a CDS encoding MFS transporter, whose product MTKTKSAKLPAGWHMAFYTLWLGCFITGMGYSMTMPFISLFISDLGNYSKLQINLYSGLAFAMTFIAQAIVSPYWGGLADRKGRKLMCMRASGVMALTITLTGFAPNAIYIIVMRFIQGSFSGYINNATALMASETPHERSGWVMSQMMTAGTAGNLIGPLLGGALSSFFGNMFGGAWGYRIPFFITGVLMFIVFLGTTFLVHEDFTPISREKMKPMGEIMKSLPSVKLIVVMFITTMLVQSSTMSIDPIVSLYVKSMMPHGGDVAFVAGVVAATPGLGTLIAASRIGHKMDEVGPLRVLRIGLVVGAVLFVPMALTNSPWVLAGLRFLLGIASAGMLPAAQTVLTLNTPSESFGRIFSYNQSFQAVGAVLGSLMGSTISGFSNYATVFWVTGFTLLVNFVLVLIFAWGISYRNR is encoded by the coding sequence TTGACTAAAACTAAATCAGCAAAACTGCCAGCTGGTTGGCATATGGCCTTTTACACCTTATGGCTCGGTTGCTTTATCACTGGGATGGGCTATTCAATGACAATGCCCTTTATTTCACTATTTATTTCAGATTTGGGTAATTATTCTAAACTGCAAATCAATCTTTATTCAGGATTAGCTTTTGCAATGACTTTTATTGCCCAGGCAATAGTTTCACCATATTGGGGCGGCCTCGCTGATCGCAAAGGTAGAAAACTAATGTGTATGCGTGCTTCTGGTGTGATGGCTTTAACTATTACCCTAACTGGATTTGCACCCAATGCAATTTATATTATTGTAATGCGTTTTATTCAAGGTTCTTTTTCTGGTTATATTAACAACGCCACCGCTTTAATGGCAAGTGAAACGCCGCATGAACGTAGCGGCTGGGTCATGAGTCAAATGATGACGGCCGGGACTGCCGGAAATTTGATTGGACCGCTATTAGGTGGTGCTCTCTCCAGCTTCTTTGGCAATATGTTTGGTGGCGCCTGGGGGTATCGGATTCCATTCTTCATTACCGGTGTTTTAATGTTCATCGTCTTTTTAGGTACAACGTTCTTAGTTCACGAAGACTTTACTCCAATTTCTCGTGAAAAGATGAAGCCAATGGGCGAAATCATGAAAAGCTTGCCTAGCGTAAAATTGATTGTGGTGATGTTTATTACTACCATGTTGGTACAATCATCAACCATGTCAATTGATCCAATTGTTTCATTATACGTAAAATCAATGATGCCTCATGGCGGGGATGTTGCCTTTGTTGCAGGTGTTGTTGCGGCAACGCCTGGTCTTGGAACGCTAATTGCGGCATCGCGAATTGGACACAAGATGGATGAAGTTGGACCGTTACGCGTATTGCGAATCGGCTTAGTCGTCGGTGCCGTATTGTTTGTACCAATGGCTTTAACTAATTCGCCTTGGGTACTAGCAGGACTGCGCTTCTTATTAGGGATTGCTAGTGCAGGGATGTTGCCAGCCGCACAGACGGTATTAACTTTAAACACACCAAGCGAAAGTTTCGGTCGAATCTTTAGTTATAACCAGTCATTTCAAGCAGTTGGTGCCGTGTTAGGATCGTTAATGGGATCGACTATTTCCGGTTTTTCAAATTATGCAACGGTATTCTGGGTAACTGGATTTACGTTACTGGTCAACTTTGTGCTTGTTTTGATTTTTGCTTGGGGAATTTCTTATCGGAATAGATAG
- a CDS encoding O-acetyl-ADP-ribose deacetylase: MKDIKIIKGDITKMKADAIVNAANNSLLGGGGVDGAIHRAAGPRLLEECMTLHGCPTGEARITHGYNLPAKYVIHTVGPVYAGKTSDAHMLASCYYNSLALAKKAGLHSVIFSAISTGVYGYPAEDATKIAVDAIEKWQKENSGYKLDISMCAYDNRMYRIYEKMVA; encoded by the coding sequence ATGAAAGACATAAAAATTATTAAAGGCGATATTACTAAGATGAAAGCCGACGCGATCGTTAATGCGGCTAATAATTCATTACTTGGTGGTGGCGGCGTTGATGGTGCCATTCATAGAGCAGCTGGTCCACGGTTACTTGAGGAATGCATGACTTTGCATGGTTGTCCAACAGGTGAAGCAAGGATAACACATGGCTATAATTTACCTGCGAAATATGTAATTCATACAGTAGGCCCAGTTTATGCTGGCAAGACTAGTGATGCACATATGCTAGCTTCTTGCTACTATAATTCACTGGCTTTGGCAAAGAAAGCGGGATTGCATAGCGTAATTTTTTCAGCTATTTCTACGGGGGTGTATGGCTATCCTGCAGAAGATGCAACTAAGATCGCAGTTGACGCGATTGAAAAGTGGCAGAAAGAAAATTCAGGTTATAAGTTGGACATTTCAATGTGCGCTTATGATAATCGGATGTATCGCATTTATGAAAAGATGGTAGCGTAA
- a CDS encoding IS30 family transposase translates to MTNSNSSISKHYHQLTSVQRGQIQAMLDSGITSRTVIAQEVGCHKSTISREIKRGSVLQRDSSYLLYEHYYADTAQLYYEKRRKNCYQRNPLKHYAVFLRMLSRRFKAKFDATSIDEFVGEFKRTMPGYPCPSTPTVYRYIDQGLLDISNIDLPMKLKRRRNKRHHGQSGHALHKKNLGNSIEQRPKEIEDRKTPLHWEGDLVKGVRRKNQPALMTLTERTTRFEVVIKIPDYRASTCQRLLQNEIDRHPAWFKSITFDNGSEFADMTKIKGCQIYFAHPYSPWERGTNENCNGLLRQFFPKGKSMKDKSAAYVQQATDAINRKHRRILQYHTAEELFKQYISS, encoded by the coding sequence ATGACCAATTCAAATTCTAGCATTTCTAAGCACTATCATCAATTAACCAGCGTACAACGTGGACAAATTCAAGCAATGCTGGATTCCGGCATAACTTCCCGTACTGTTATCGCTCAAGAAGTCGGCTGCCATAAGTCGACAATCAGTCGCGAAATCAAACGCGGAAGCGTCCTGCAAAGAGACAGCAGCTATTTATTGTATGAGCACTATTACGCTGATACTGCACAGCTTTATTATGAGAAGCGTCGCAAAAACTGCTATCAGCGCAATCCATTGAAGCATTATGCTGTCTTTTTGAGAATGCTCTCCAGACGCTTCAAAGCTAAATTTGATGCCACCAGCATCGATGAATTCGTTGGTGAATTCAAAAGGACTATGCCAGGCTACCCTTGTCCCAGCACACCAACTGTCTATCGCTATATTGATCAGGGCTTGCTGGACATAAGCAATATTGATCTGCCTATGAAGCTCAAAAGACGCAGGAACAAGCGTCATCACGGCCAGAGCGGTCATGCTTTGCACAAGAAGAATCTTGGCAATTCCATTGAACAGCGTCCTAAAGAGATTGAAGACAGAAAAACGCCGCTGCACTGGGAAGGAGATCTGGTTAAAGGCGTCAGACGCAAGAATCAGCCTGCTTTAATGACTTTGACCGAAAGAACCACACGCTTTGAAGTAGTTATCAAGATTCCTGACTATCGGGCAAGCACATGCCAAAGGCTGCTTCAAAATGAGATTGACAGACATCCTGCCTGGTTTAAATCGATCACGTTTGACAATGGCTCTGAGTTTGCGGATATGACCAAGATCAAAGGCTGCCAGATCTACTTCGCCCACCCATATTCTCCATGGGAAAGAGGCACCAATGAGAACTGCAATGGACTTCTGCGTCAATTCTTCCCTAAAGGCAAAAGCATGAAAGATAAGTCAGCTGCTTATGTTCAACAGGCAACTGATGCCATTAACCGCAAACATCGTCGAATCCTTCAATATCACACAGCAGAAGAACTCTTCAAGCAATATATTTCCTCATAG
- a CDS encoding sugar ABC transporter permease encodes MKSYSNQRRLSLIFRYILLIVLAILWILPIVWIVLASFSFNDTGFVSTFWPEKFTLQNYIGIFTNPQYPFGNWIINTLVISLLSMVISTFLTISVAYVLSRLRFAFRKPFLQIALVLGMFPGFMSMIALYYILKGLNMLNLFGLLLVYVGGAGLGFYVAKGFFDTIPRSIDEAAEIDGATKWQVFLHIGLPLSKPMIVYTALTAFIAPWTDFIFSGIILSTSGNAKTYTVAYGLYNMVHTAKGNATAYFAQFVAGCVIIAIPITILFVFMQKFYVNGITAGADKG; translated from the coding sequence ATGAAGTCATATTCAAATCAAAGACGGCTCTCATTAATCTTTCGGTATATCCTATTAATTGTTTTAGCGATTCTATGGATTTTACCGATTGTCTGGATCGTCTTAGCAAGTTTTTCATTCAATGATACTGGATTCGTTTCGACCTTCTGGCCGGAAAAATTCACATTGCAGAACTATATTGGGATTTTTACTAATCCACAATATCCATTTGGTAACTGGATCATTAATACTTTAGTTATTTCATTGCTTTCAATGGTAATTTCAACTTTCTTAACTATTTCAGTTGCCTACGTTCTGTCACGACTTCGCTTTGCATTTAGAAAGCCATTCTTACAGATCGCATTGGTATTGGGAATGTTCCCAGGCTTCATGTCAATGATCGCTTTGTATTACATCTTGAAGGGTCTTAACATGTTAAACCTCTTCGGATTGTTACTAGTTTATGTTGGTGGTGCCGGTTTGGGCTTCTACGTTGCTAAAGGATTCTTTGATACTATTCCTCGGTCAATCGACGAAGCTGCCGAAATCGACGGTGCTACTAAGTGGCAAGTATTCTTACATATTGGTTTGCCACTTTCAAAGCCAATGATTGTTTATACTGCTTTGACTGCCTTCATCGCTCCATGGACAGACTTCATTTTCTCAGGTATTATTCTTTCAACCTCAGGAAATGCTAAGACTTATACAGTTGCTTATGGTTTGTATAACATGGTGCACACAGCTAAAGGTAACGCGACTGCATACTTCGCTCAATTCGTTGCAGGGTGTGTAATCATCGCTATCCCTATTACTATCTTGTTCGTTTTCATGCAGAAGTTCTACGTTAACGGAATTACTGCAGGTGCAGATAAGGGTTAA
- a CDS encoding carbohydrate ABC transporter permease: MFLKKKHVAPKATYREVWSKGDIATKLSFFLMGSNALANKQWVKGISFLLSEIIFIVWFILSGIPTLNSLATLGTIKTKKVVYDAAQGVYVTKQPSNSVLILLFGVLALILCVAIIYLYIVNLRSTRHNYILKRDGDHIPTNVEELKSLLDTRLHATLMVIPLLGILFFTILPTIFMISMAFTNYDRQHPIAFSWTGFQAFGNVLSGDLAGTFFPVLGWTLIWAVAATATTFFFGVLLALLIESKGIKHKGFWRTIFVIIWAVPQFVSLLMMAQFLDYQGALNNILMNLHWISSPIHFIDNQASPLVARITVILVNMWIGIPVSMLVSTAIIQNLPQDQIEAAKIDGANAAQIFRSITFPQILFVMAPSLIQQFIGNINNFNVIFLLTGGAPMNSKYNGAGSTDLLVTWLYNLTFGQEQRYNASAVLGILIFIISATVSLIAYRRTNAFKEG; encoded by the coding sequence ATGTTTCTAAAGAAAAAGCATGTAGCTCCTAAAGCAACATATCGCGAGGTTTGGTCAAAAGGCGACATTGCTACCAAGTTATCATTCTTCTTAATGGGTAGTAACGCCTTGGCAAACAAACAATGGGTAAAAGGTATTTCATTCTTACTTTCAGAAATTATCTTTATTGTTTGGTTTATCCTCAGTGGTATCCCTACTTTAAATTCATTAGCTACATTAGGTACTATTAAAACCAAAAAAGTTGTTTATGATGCCGCACAAGGCGTTTATGTAACCAAGCAACCATCAAACTCAGTTTTGATTTTGTTATTCGGTGTATTGGCCTTGATCTTATGTGTAGCAATCATTTATCTATACATTGTCAACTTACGCTCAACTAGACATAATTATATTTTGAAGCGTGATGGGGACCATATTCCAACTAACGTTGAAGAACTTAAGAGTTTGCTTGATACTCGGTTACACGCAACCTTGATGGTTATTCCATTATTGGGTATCTTGTTCTTTACGATTTTGCCAACGATCTTCATGATTTCAATGGCCTTTACCAACTATGATCGTCAACACCCAATCGCTTTCTCATGGACAGGCTTCCAAGCATTTGGCAATGTTTTGAGTGGTGACTTAGCTGGTACTTTCTTCCCAGTCTTAGGCTGGACTTTGATCTGGGCTGTGGCAGCTACTGCTACGACTTTCTTCTTTGGTGTTTTGCTCGCTCTTCTGATTGAATCAAAAGGAATCAAGCACAAGGGATTCTGGAGAACAATCTTTGTTATCATTTGGGCTGTACCACAATTCGTTTCACTTTTGATGATGGCGCAGTTCTTGGACTACCAAGGTGCTTTGAACAATATCTTGATGAACTTGCATTGGATTAGTTCACCAATTCACTTTATTGATAATCAAGCTTCACCTTTAGTTGCAAGAATTACCGTTATTCTTGTTAACATGTGGATCGGTATTCCGGTTTCTATGTTGGTTTCAACAGCGATTATTCAAAACTTGCCACAAGATCAAATTGAAGCTGCTAAGATTGATGGTGCTAATGCTGCACAAATTTTCCGTTCAATCACTTTTCCACAAATTTTATTTGTGATGGCACCTTCACTTATCCAACAATTTATTGGTAACATCAACAACTTCAATGTTATCTTCTTGCTGACAGGTGGTGCACCAATGAACAGTAAGTATAACGGTGCTGGATCGACTGACTTGTTGGTAACGTGGTTATATAACTTGACCTTCGGTCAGGAACAGCGTTATAACGCCAGTGCCGTATTGGGTATCTTAATCTTCATTATTAGTGCAACTGTTTCACTGATTGCATATCGTCGTACTAATGCATTTAAGGAGGGCTAG
- a CDS encoding extracellular solute-binding protein has product MKIWKKMALGSTAVLAALSLAACSNGSSNSSSSSSNSNKKANLTLWVDTEQVPYYKQIAKDFTKKNKNIKVRVVQSPNGSANAKTDVGKDPSKAADVFEVPNDQLGQMAEAGYINPLSPSATKDIQDNYVDVASKGVTWKGKVYAFPYAQQAQTIYYNKSKLSANDVKDWKTLTSKGVVATDFTNAYVMWPVMFSAGTTLYGKNGEDLKGSTFNSQNGVNALKWYAAQKKNKSVMQTSNALNQLKKGNAQAILDGPWNAANIKKILGKNFAVAKYPKIEVGGKSVQMEAFLGIEGFAVNANTKNAKAASDLAAYITNKKSQLIAHKNAGQIPVLKSAVNSSAIKSDPVAEAVIEMAKPGNSVLQPKLPQMAAFWNGSAPLISGSYDGKIKPSQYKAQLAKLAKNIEKK; this is encoded by the coding sequence ATGAAGATTTGGAAGAAAATGGCTTTAGGTAGTACTGCTGTTCTTGCTGCATTATCATTAGCAGCATGTTCAAACGGCTCAAGTAATTCATCATCAAGTAGCAGTAATTCAAACAAGAAGGCTAACTTGACTCTTTGGGTGGATACTGAACAAGTTCCTTACTACAAGCAAATTGCTAAGGACTTTACTAAGAAGAACAAGAATATTAAGGTTCGTGTAGTTCAAAGTCCTAACGGTTCAGCTAACGCTAAGACAGACGTTGGTAAGGACCCATCAAAGGCTGCTGATGTCTTTGAAGTTCCTAACGATCAATTAGGTCAAATGGCTGAAGCTGGTTACATTAACCCACTTTCACCATCAGCAACTAAGGATATCCAAGACAACTATGTCGATGTTGCTTCAAAGGGTGTAACTTGGAAGGGCAAGGTTTACGCATTCCCATACGCACAACAAGCTCAAACCATTTACTACAACAAGTCTAAGTTATCAGCTAACGACGTTAAGGACTGGAAGACTTTAACTTCAAAGGGTGTTGTAGCTACCGACTTTACTAACGCTTACGTAATGTGGCCAGTAATGTTCTCAGCAGGTACTACACTTTACGGTAAGAATGGTGAAGACCTTAAGGGCTCAACTTTCAACTCACAAAACGGTGTTAATGCTTTGAAGTGGTACGCAGCTCAAAAGAAGAACAAGAGCGTAATGCAAACTTCAAACGCTTTGAACCAATTGAAGAAGGGTAACGCACAAGCTATTTTGGACGGTCCTTGGAACGCTGCTAATATCAAGAAGATCTTGGGTAAGAACTTCGCAGTTGCTAAGTATCCTAAGATTGAAGTTGGTGGTAAGAGCGTACAAATGGAAGCATTCCTTGGTATTGAAGGCTTCGCAGTTAATGCTAACACCAAGAATGCTAAGGCTGCTTCAGATTTAGCTGCTTACATTACTAACAAGAAGTCACAATTAATTGCTCATAAGAACGCTGGTCAAATTCCAGTATTGAAGAGCGCTGTCAACTCAAGTGCTATTAAGAGTGACCCGGTTGCTGAAGCTGTAATTGAAATGGCTAAGCCAGGTAACTCAGTATTGCAACCTAAACTTCCACAAATGGCTGCATTCTGGAACGGTTCAGCTCCACTTATCAGTGGTTCTTACGACGGTAAGATTAAGCCATCACAATACAAGGCACAACTTGCTAAGCTCGCTAAGAATATTGAAAAGAAATAA
- a CDS encoding ABC transporter ATP-binding protein: MVEVDLNHIYKKYAGNDRYSVNDFDLHIKDKEFIVFVGPSGCGKSTTLRMVAGLEDISKGTLEIDHKVMNDVAPKDRHIAMVFQNYALYPHMTIYDNMAFGLKLRHTPKDEIDQKVKKAAKMLGLEEYLDKKPGALSGGQRQRVALGRAIVRAAPIFLMDEPLSNLDAKLRVVMRTEIAKLHQDLGTTTIYVTHDQTEAMTLADRVVVMSVGRVEQIGSPLEVYNNPVNMFVAGFIGSPQMNFFNVHYKDGRISDGKGLNIGIPEGKAKLLEEKGYNDKDLVFGIRPEDIHSEEAFMETWPDSVIESKVVVSELLGATIQLHQEVDGTEFTAIVNSRDYHKPGDKVKMGFDVNKAHFFDKDSTKAIVN; this comes from the coding sequence ATGGTTGAGGTTGATTTAAACCATATTTACAAAAAATATGCAGGTAACGACAGATATTCTGTTAACGACTTTGACTTACATATCAAGGATAAGGAATTCATCGTTTTCGTTGGTCCATCTGGCTGTGGTAAGTCAACTACTTTGAGAATGGTTGCTGGTTTGGAAGACATCAGTAAGGGTACTTTGGAAATCGATCATAAAGTAATGAACGATGTTGCTCCAAAGGACAGACACATTGCGATGGTTTTCCAGAACTACGCTTTGTATCCACACATGACCATTTATGACAACATGGCCTTCGGTTTAAAGTTGCGTCACACGCCTAAAGATGAAATTGATCAAAAGGTTAAAAAAGCAGCTAAGATGTTAGGCCTTGAAGAGTACTTGGATAAGAAGCCAGGTGCTTTGTCCGGTGGTCAAAGACAGCGTGTTGCATTAGGACGTGCAATCGTTCGTGCGGCACCTATCTTCTTGATGGATGAACCTTTATCAAACTTGGATGCTAAATTGCGTGTGGTAATGCGTACTGAAATTGCTAAGCTTCACCAAGACTTGGGTACTACAACTATTTATGTTACCCACGATCAGACTGAAGCGATGACTTTGGCTGATAGAGTTGTTGTAATGTCTGTTGGTAGAGTTGAACAAATCGGCTCACCACTTGAAGTTTACAACAATCCAGTTAACATGTTCGTTGCCGGATTTATTGGTTCCCCACAAATGAATTTCTTCAATGTTCACTACAAGGACGGTCGAATTTCTGATGGCAAAGGCTTGAATATTGGTATTCCTGAAGGTAAGGCAAAACTGCTGGAAGAAAAGGGCTACAACGATAAAGACTTGGTCTTCGGTATTCGTCCAGAAGATATTCACTCAGAAGAAGCATTTATGGAAACATGGCCAGATTCAGTAATTGAATCAAAGGTTGTTGTTTCAGAGCTTCTAGGTGCAACTATTCAGCTTCACCAAGAAGTTGATGGTACTGAATTTACTGCTATTGTAAATTCACGTGATTATCACAAGCCAGGTGACAAGGTTAAGATGGGCTTTGATGTTAACAAAGCTCACTTCTTTGATAAAGATTCCACGAAGGCGATTGTTAACTAA
- the pgmB gene encoding beta-phosphoglucomutase, which produces MLKGLLFDLDGVLTNSAKFHLTAWNNLAKELGITLTDAQLDSLRGISRMDSLNLILKYGGQEDKYTEAEKEKFAAEKNAKFVEQVETMTPKDILPGISELLADAKKQNLKMVIASASKNAPKILTRLGIMDEFDGIVDPATLHHGKPDPEIYIKAQEIAGLKADEVISFEDAKAGVEAIKAAGQFAVGIGDKELLKEADYIVPTTAELKLSEIEKVFNEK; this is translated from the coding sequence ATGCTTAAAGGATTGTTATTCGATTTAGATGGTGTTTTAACTAACTCAGCTAAGTTTCACCTTACAGCTTGGAACAATTTAGCTAAGGAATTAGGCATTACCTTAACAGATGCTCAACTTGATAGCTTGCGTGGTATTTCAAGAATGGATTCACTTAACCTGATCTTGAAGTACGGTGGTCAAGAAGACAAATACACCGAAGCAGAAAAAGAAAAGTTTGCTGCAGAAAAGAACGCTAAATTTGTTGAACAAGTAGAAACAATGACGCCAAAGGACATTTTGCCTGGGATCTCTGAGTTATTGGCAGATGCTAAGAAGCAAAACTTAAAGATGGTAATTGCTTCTGCTTCTAAGAATGCTCCTAAGATTTTAACTAGATTAGGTATTATGGATGAATTTGATGGCATTGTTGATCCAGCAACGCTTCATCATGGTAAGCCAGATCCTGAAATTTACATCAAAGCGCAAGAAATTGCAGGGTTAAAGGCTGATGAAGTAATCAGTTTTGAAGATGCCAAAGCTGGGGTCGAAGCAATCAAGGCCGCAGGTCAATTTGCCGTAGGAATTGGTGATAAGGAGCTTTTGAAAGAAGCTGATTACATCGTTCCAACAACTGCTGAGTTGAAATTGAGTGAAATTGAAAAAGTTTTTAATGAAAAATAA